In Afipia sp. P52-10, the sequence CGGCGTGTTTCCGATCGCGGTGATGACGTCTTGATGGATGGTCATGAAGGGCACTGCTTGACTGCTTATGGAACGTGCAGTGACCCTAGTTCACGCCTCCCCAAGGGACAAGCCGAAAGACCCGCATTCCGGCCCTGGTTCGCATGTCCCGCATCATGCGAACGGGATCGTTGCCGTTTTGGATCATGCCGTCTTGGCGAAGATCACCTGGCGAACGTCGATGTTGCCGGAGAGGAAGCCGGCCTCGCAATAGGCGAGGTAATACTCCCACAGCCGGCGGAAGCGCTCGTCGAAGCCGAGCGGCTTCAGGTTGGGCCAGGCCTGGCGGAAGTTGGTTCTCCAGGTGGCCAGCGTTCTGGCATAATCTTGCCCGAAGATGCGCTCCTTGATGACAGGGATGCCGAACCGATCGCCCAGCGTCTTCAGCACGGCGGGCGAGGGCAGCATGCCGCCCGGGAAAATGTAGCGCTGAATGAAATCGACCTCCCGCCGATAGTCCTGGAACATGCTGTCACGGATCGTGATCGCCTGGATGCCCGCGAGCCCTTGCGGCCGCAGCCGGTCGCGTAATTGCGAGAAGTAGTTCGGCCAGAACTCCTCGCCAACCGCTTCGATCATCTCGATCGAGGCGATGCGGTCGTACTGATCGCGCTCGTCGCGATAGTCCTGAAAACGGATCTCCACACGTTCGTTCAGACCCGCCTCGTGGATTCGCTGTTGGGCGAAGTCACGTTGCTCGCGCGAGATCGTCAGGCCGACGACCTTGACGCCATAGGTCTTGGCCGCGAACTCGGCGAAGCCGCCCCAGCCGCAGCCGATTTCCAGCACCGTCTGTCCCGGCTGCAGGTTGATCGCTTCGGCAAGCCGTCGGTACTTGTTATGCTGCGC encodes:
- a CDS encoding cyclopropane-fatty-acyl-phospholipid synthase family protein is translated as MPGPITLDPSTVGAATAGLPKLVQIAFFYAARLRRGTLDITLPDRRQLRFGGAEPGPTASMTINSYTFAWRLMKGGDVGIAEAYLRGEWDTPDLTQFLYIFCVNHDLILPMFQQKTIGRAVQAVRHWLKRNTRGQAKRNIYAHYDIGNAFYRSWLDPSMTYSSALFEDGTSDLTAAQHNKYRRLAEAINLQPGQTVLEIGCGWGGFAEFAAKTYGVKVVGLTISREQRDFAQQRIHEAGLNERVEIRFQDYRDERDQYDRIASIEMIEAVGEEFWPNYFSQLRDRLRPQGLAGIQAITIRDSMFQDYRREVDFIQRYIFPGGMLPSPAVLKTLGDRFGIPVIKERIFGQDYARTLATWRTNFRQAWPNLKPLGFDERFRRLWEYYLAYCEAGFLSGNIDVRQVIFAKTA